In Streptomyces camelliae, the sequence AGTTGGTCTCCGTCGCGGCCCACGGCTGACCGCCGGCAGCACCCCGCACTCCCAGAAACGAGGCACCCATGGCCACCGTCCTGTCCGTCTCCGGCAGCCCCTCCGCCACCTCCCGCACCGGCCGTCTGCTGCGCCACCTGGACCAGCGCCTGACCGCCCAGGGGCATGACGTGATCCCGCTCGACGTCCGCACCCTCCCGGCCGAGGCCCTGCTGGGTGCGGACGTCCGGCACCCGGCGATCGCCCGGGCCGCCGAGCTGGTCGCCCGCGCCGACGGCGTCGTGATCGGCACGCCCATCTACAAGGCGTCGTACTCCGGTGTCCTCAAGGCGCTGCTCGACCTGCTCCCGCAGTACGCCCTCACCGGCAAGACCGTGCTGCCGCTCGCCACCGGCGGCTCCACCGCGCACGTCCTCGCCATCGACTACGCGCTGCGCCCGGTCCTGAACTCCATGGGTGCCGCCCACATAGTCCAGGGCTGGTTCACCCTCGACAAGGACATCACCGTACGCGAGGACGGCTCGCTGACCATCGCCCCGGCCACCGCCGAGGCGCTCGGTGAGGTGGTGGACCGGTTCTCGGCCGCCCTCGGCCGGACCCCGGTCCTGGCGGCGGCGAGCTGAGCGGCCCGCGCGCTTCGTGGCCGGCACCCGTTCGGCGCCCAACTCCTCCCACCCGTGCCGTGATCGGCGCGGCACCCGCATCCACACCCGGTACCCCCCCGACCCGCCGCGGCCTGCTCTGACGCACGATCCCGAACGGAGAGTCCCCGTGTCCCTCACCTTCCACTGGTTCCTGCCCACCAACGGCGACAGCCGCGATGTCGTCGGCGGCGGTCACGGCACCCCGGCGACCGCCTCCGGTCTGGACCGGCCGCCCACGGTCGGCTATCTGAGCCAGATCGCCCGGGCCGCCGAGCAGCTCGGCTTCGCCGCCGCGCTCACGCCGACCGGTGCCTGGTGCGAGGACGCCTGGCTGACCACCGCCATGGTCAGCCAGAACTCCGAGCGGCTGAAGTTCCTGGTCGCCTTCCGGCCCGGCTCCGTCTCGCCGACGCTCGCCGCGCAGATGGCGTCCACCTTCCAGCGGCAGAGCGGCGGCCGGCTGCTGCTCAACGTCGTCACCGGCGGCGAGACCCAGGAGCAGCGGGCCTACGGCGACTTCCTCGACAAGGACGCCCGCTACCGCCGTACCGGTGAATTCCTGCACATCGTGCGCCAGTTGTGGGAGGGCAAGAGCGTCGATCTGCACGGGGAGCACCTCCAGGTGGAGGACGCGAAGCTGAGCCGGCTGCCCGACCCGGTGCCCGAGGTGTACTTCGGCGGCTCCTCGCCCGCCGCCGGCGAGGTCGCGGCCAAGTACGCCGATGTGTACCTGACCTGGGGCGAGCCGCCCGCTCAGGTCGCCGAGAAGATCGCCTGGATCCGTGAACTGGCCGCCGCCCACGGCCGTACCCTGCGCTTCGGCATCCGGCTGCACGTCATCACCCGGGACACCTCGGAGCAGGCCTGGGCGGAGGCGGACCGGCTGCTCGACGGCTTCGACCCCGAGACCGTCAAGGCCGTCCAGACGGGGCTCGCGCGCAGCGAGTCCGAGGGCCAGCAGCGCATGCTCGCCCTGCACGGCGGCAGCCGGGAGAGCCTGGAGATCCACCCCAACCTGTGGGCCGGCATCGGCCTGGTGCGCGGCGGCGCGGGCACGGCTCTGGTCGGCAGCCATGACGAGGTCGTGGAGCGGATCAAGGAGTACCACGCCCTCGGCATCGACGAGTTCGTCCTCTCCGGCTACCCGCATCTGGAGGAGGCGTACTGGTTCGGCGAGGGCGTACTGCCCCGGCTCGCCGCCCAGGGACTGTGGACCCATCCCGACGCCCCCGTGTCGGGCCCCTCGGCGCAGGTGCCGTTCGCGAGCTGACCAACCCGCCCTGGCGGACTGCCGTTTCATGACGCGAGCACCGGACGAGGCCCCCGCTGCCTTCACCTGGGGTCTGCCGGCCGCCTGGGCCCTGCACGACACCGAGGCAGTGGTCATGGTGCCGCGTGGGTGCGGGCGCATCTGCCGGAGCTGCGCAAGCGGTTCCGCCGGGTGCCGGAGGCGGTGTGGCGGGGGCCGGAGTCCGTGGACGCGCGGGAGTTGGCCATCGCGGTCGGCGCGATGGCGGTCGTGGTGGCGGCCGCGGCCGCCGACGGCCACCGGAGCGGCGGCCGCTGCGCCGTCTGCCGGACCGCGCTCAACGCCTTCGGGCTGCACGGCCTGGTCCATCTGGCACAGGCGGCCGCGAGGCGCGGCTGCACACCGGTCCGGTGACCACCCCCCTGGTGGTTCTGCCCTTCACCGTGTGGGCCCGCGGCCGGCTGCGCCGCTCGGGCGTCCTGCGCCCCACCCGGCCCCGGGACCCGGCACCAGGGCCTCGCCTACGCCGCGGCCGCCGTGGACGCCACCCACGCGCCGACCCAGGGAGTACGACACCGACGGTGAAGGCTCAGCTGCCCGTCAGCGCCCGCAGATGGGCCGTACGCGTCTCGGCCGTCTGCCCCTGCACCAGCAGGAACAGCGCCTCCCGGGCGAGGCGCTGGGCCCGGCTCGTCAGGGCCATGGACCGGCCGCCCCCGGCGACCACCGCCGCCGTGGTGGCCGTACGCAGCAGCTCGTACGCCTGTGCCCGCACCGCCAGCCGTTCCTCGGCCCGCTCCAGCGGCACCGGGTGGTCGGCCAGGGCATAGGCCCGTCGGCGGACGTCGGCGAGCCGGGCGCGCAGCGGGGCGGCCCGCTCCTCGTCCAGCAGGGACAGGGCGGCCTCGGCGACGCCGAAGATCGCGGGGCCGGCGTTGAGGGTCCGGGCCCGGTCGCCGGGCGCCCAGCGTTCGTACCGCGTCCGCAGGGCCACCGCCTCCTCGGGCAGCCACAGCCCCGCCAGCTCCAGCGACACCGTGCGCGCGGCGGTGAGAGCGGCCAGGCGCATCGGCGCCGACGCCCGCAACCCCGGCTGGTCGCGGGCCTCGGCGAAGGCGAACAACACCTCGCCGGTGTCGGTCACCCCGGCGAGCAGCAGCACGTCGTTCAGCCCCCAGCCGGTGTACCAGGGCACGGTGCCGTCGAACCGCCAGCCGCCGCCCTCCCGGCGTACGCGCACCGGCACGCGCGGATACGACCGCAGATGCGCGTACGCGACCCCGGACAGCAGCTCCCCGCGCGCCAGCGGGCCCAACAACCGCTCCCGGACAGGCAGTTCGCTCTGTGTCAGGGTCTGCACCGGTGTGTGGTGCTGGGTCTGCACGAACCATGTCGCACAGCACGCCCCGGCCAGGATCTCGGCGGTCTGCCGCAGTACGGCGGGCGGCGCGCCGGAGCCGCCGTACGCGACGGGTGCCACCACTCCCAGCAGTCCGGACCGCTTCACCGCGGCGATGTGGCTCGCGGGTACGCCCTCCTGGTCCACCCGCTCGGCCTCGGGGACGAGCAGCTCGGCGGCGAGCCGCCGGGCCCGGGTGACGAGGGGGTGTGCGCTGGTGGTCATGACGAAGATTCTTCCGGACTTTTCCCGGCGACTCGTGGGCCGGGTGTCGATCCGGGGGGCCGCCGTTCGTGTAGGAGGTGACAGGGAGCCGAGAGACCCTGAGAACACAAGGAGAACGTCATGAAGCACTACCTGCTCAGCGTGGTCACCCCGGCCGGCGGCACCCCGCCCGCCCCGGACGCGCTCGCCGCGATCATGCGGGACGTCGAGGCCTTCAACGACGAGCTGCGCGCCGCCGGGGCCTGGGTCTTCGCCGGTGGACTGCACGGCCCCGAGACCGCCACCATGCTCCGCCCCCAAGGCGGCGACGTCCTGATCACCGACGGCCCCTATGCCGAGGGCAAGGAGTACCTCGGCGGACTCTGCCTGATCCGGGCCGCCGACCTGGACGAGGCGCTGGAGTGGGGGCGCAAGGCAGCGCTCGCGACCACGCTGCCGATCGAGGTGCGGCCCTTCGTCGACCAGCACTGATGTCCGGCGCCCCCGACATCGAGGCCGTCTTCCGCGCCGAGTACGGGCGCGCGGTCTCCGTCCTCGTCCGCTTCCTCGGCGACATCGACCTCGCCGAGGAAGCGGTGCAGGACGCCTTCACCACCGCCGTACGCACCTGGCCGGAGACCGGCGTGCCGCCGAGCCCGGCCGGCTGGATCATCACCACCGCCCGGAACCGGGCGATCGACCGCCTGCGCCGCGAGTCCTCCCGGGACGCGCGGCAGGCGGAGGCCGCGCTGCTGCACGCGCCCGACCCGTCCGCGCCCGACACATCGCCCGAGGAGGGCCCCGTGCGCGACGACCGGCTCCGCCTGATCTTCACCTGCTGCCACCCCGCGCTCGCCCTCCAGTCCCGCGTCGCCCTCACCCTGCGCCTGCTCGGCGGCCTCGGCACCGCACAGATCGCCCGCGCTTTCCTGGTGCCGGAGCCGACGCTCGCCCAGAGGCTGGTGCGGGCCAAGGCCAAGATCCGCGACGCGGGCATCCCGTACCGTGTGCCGCGCGACGCCGACCTGCCCGACCGGCTCGGCGGAGTCCTCGCGGTGCTCTACCTGATCTTCAACGAGGGCTACACCGGCGACCCCGCCCTGTGCGCGGAGGCGTTGCGGCTCGGCCGGCTGCTCGCCGCGCTGATGCCGGACGAGCCCGAGGTCACCGGCCTGCTCGCGCTGATGTTGCTGATCGAGGCACGCCGGCCGGCCCGGCAGGACGCGGACGGCGCCCTCGTACCGCTGCCCGAGCAGGACCGCAGCCGCTGGGACCGGGCGCTGCTCGCCGAGGGCCAGGACCTGGTCCGCCGCTGTCTGCGCCGGAACCGGCCGGGGCCGTACCAGATCCAGGCCGCGATCAACGCCGTGCACAGCGACGCCCCGACCGCCGGCGCCACCGACTGGGGGCAGATCCTGGCCCTGTACGACCAGCTCATGGCCGTGGCACCGTCCCCGGTCGTCGCCCTGAACCGGGCGGTCGCGGTGGCCGAGACCGAGGGACCGGCCCGGGCGCTCGACCTGGTCGAGGCACTGGACCTCGGCCGCTACCACGTGCTGCACGCGGTCCGCGCCGACCTGCTGCGCCGGCTGGGCCGGACCGCCGAGGCGGCGACGGAGTACGGCGTGGCCGCCGGGCTGGCCGCGAGCGAAGCGGAGCGGGCTCATCTGGAGCGGCGCGGGCGCGACCTGGGCGTGTGAGCGTGATCACTTCCCTCGGCCGGAATCAATTTGAGGACCTGAAAGGTTGGCATTTACATCCGACCGTGAGAGATCCGAGATCCGGGCCGAACCGCCCGGCACCACCAGCGAGGCACCCGTGAACCACCCTGCCATCGAGCAGCCCGCCGACATCGTGGCCCGGCTGCGCGCCACCTTCGCCACCGGCCGCACCAAGCCCGTCGAGTGGCGCACCGACCAGCTGCGCCGCCTGCGCGCGATGCTCACGGAACGTGGTGCGGACCTCGCCGCCGCCCTCCGCGCCGACCTGGGCAAGAGCCGCACCGAGGCCTACCGCACCGAGATCGACTTCACGATCCGCGAGATCGACCACACGCTGGAGCACCTCGCGGACTGGCTGCGACCCGAGCCCGCACCCGTCCCCGCCCACCTCGGTGCCGACGCCACGGCCTGGACGCAAGTCGACCCGCTGGGCGTCGTCCTCGTCATCGCCCCGTGGAACTACCCGGCGCAGCTGCTGCTCGCCCCCGTGGTCGGCGCCCTGGCCTCCGGCAACGCGGTGGTCGCCAAGCCGAGCGAACTGGCCCCGGCCACCTCGGCCGTCCTCGCCGAGCTGATCCCCGCCTACCTCGACACCGACGCGGTCGCCGTGGTCGAGGGCGGCATCCCGGAGACCACGGCCCTGCTGGCCGAGCGCTTCGACCACATCTTCTACACCGGCAACGGCGCCGTCGGCCGTGTCGTGATGCGTGCCGCCGCCGAGCACCTCACCCCCGTCACCCTCGAACTCGGCGGCAAGTCCCCGGTGTTCGTGGACCGTGACGCCGACCTCGACGTGGTCGCGGACCGGCTCGCCCGCGGCAAGTTCCTCAACGCCGGGCAGACCTGTGTCGCCCCCGACTACGTGCTGACCGACCCGGAGACCGCCGCCGCGCTGGAGTCCGCGCTGGTGCGCGCCGTCGGGACGCTGTTCGGTGCCGATCCGGCCGAGTCGCCGGAGTACGGCCGCATCATCAACGAGCGCCACTTCGACCGCCTGTCGGCACTGCTCGACTCGGGCCGGGTGGCGGTGGGCGGCACGAGCGACCGCACGGCCAAGTACATCGCGCCGACCGTCCTCGCGGATGTCGACCCGAAGGCGCCGGTCATGCAGGAGGAGATCTTCGGACCCATCCTGCCCATCGTCACCGTGTCCGGCCTGGACGAGGCGATCGCCTTCATCAACGACCGCGACAAGCCGCTCGCGCTGTACGTGTTCAGCGAGTCCGGTGAGACACGCGGGCGCATCGCCGCAGAGACCTCCTCCGGCGGCCTCGGCTACGGCCTGCCGCTCGCCCATCTCACCGTCTCCGACCTGCCGTTCGGCGGTGTGGGGGAGAGCGGTATGGGCAACTACCACGGCCGCTACTCCATCGAGACCTTCAGCCACCGCAAGGCGGTGCTGGACAAGCCGCTCGGCTGAACTCCCTTGTCCGGTGGGCCGGATGTGCGAAACTCCGCCGAATGACTGCTGACACGATCACCGCGGACGCCTCCGGCACCTGGGAACTCGGCGACCTGCCCGTCCACCGCATCGGCCTCGGAGCCATGCGGCTGACGGGCAGCGCCGCGTTCCATCTCGGCACCCCCAGCGACCGGGAACGCTCGATCGCCGTGCTGCGACGGGCGGTGGAGCTCGGCGTGAACCACATCGACACGGCCGCGTTCTACTTCTCCGCCACACGCTCGGCCAACGAACTGATCAACACGGCCCTCGCCCCGTACGCCGACGACCTGGTGATCACCACCAAGGTCGGCCCCTTCCGGGACTACCACGGCGAGTGGGGCGCCTCGGCCCGCCCCGACCAGCTGCGCGGTCACGTCGAGGAGAACCTGCGCCAGCTCGGCCGCGACCACCTCGACGTCGTCAATCTGCGCCGGATGCGCCAGGACTCGATCGCCGAACACTTCGGCGCCCTCGCGGAGCTGCGTGAGGCCGGCCTGATCCGCCACCTCGGCATCTCCGGCGTCGAACCGCGCCACCTCGCCGAGGCGCTGGAGATCGCCCCGGTGGTGTGCGTGCAGAACCGCTACGCCCTGGACCGCCCAGACCCCGTCGACGACGAGATGCTCCGCCTGTGCGGCGAGCACGGCATCGCGTTCGTCCCCTTCTTCGCCGTCGCCGGAGAGGCGGGTCCCCAGGCCGCACCCGACACCCACGGCGACGAGGTGCGCTCCATCGCCCAGGCCCATGGCGCGACCCCCGCCCAGATCCGCATCGCCTGGACCCTCCACCAGGGCCCCCACGTGCTGGCCATCCCCGGCACCGGCAATCCCGCCCACGTGACCCAGAACATCGCCGCCGGCGCCCTGCACCTCACGCCGGAGGAACTGGCCCGGCTGAACGCCGTGCACGACGCGGACCGGTGAGGCGGGGCGGGGGCTTCTGGTGGGGGGCTCGGTGGCTGCCACCTCCCGTCGCGCCGGCCCCCG encodes:
- a CDS encoding LLM class flavin-dependent oxidoreductase, which produces MSLTFHWFLPTNGDSRDVVGGGHGTPATASGLDRPPTVGYLSQIARAAEQLGFAAALTPTGAWCEDAWLTTAMVSQNSERLKFLVAFRPGSVSPTLAAQMASTFQRQSGGRLLLNVVTGGETQEQRAYGDFLDKDARYRRTGEFLHIVRQLWEGKSVDLHGEHLQVEDAKLSRLPDPVPEVYFGGSSPAAGEVAAKYADVYLTWGEPPAQVAEKIAWIRELAAAHGRTLRFGIRLHVITRDTSEQAWAEADRLLDGFDPETVKAVQTGLARSESEGQQRMLALHGGSRESLEIHPNLWAGIGLVRGGAGTALVGSHDEVVERIKEYHALGIDEFVLSGYPHLEEAYWFGEGVLPRLAAQGLWTHPDAPVSGPSAQVPFAS
- the ssuE gene encoding NADPH-dependent FMN reductase yields the protein MATVLSVSGSPSATSRTGRLLRHLDQRLTAQGHDVIPLDVRTLPAEALLGADVRHPAIARAAELVARADGVVIGTPIYKASYSGVLKALLDLLPQYALTGKTVLPLATGGSTAHVLAIDYALRPVLNSMGAAHIVQGWFTLDKDITVREDGSLTIAPATAEALGEVVDRFSAALGRTPVLAAAS
- a CDS encoding YciI family protein, with product MKHYLLSVVTPAGGTPPAPDALAAIMRDVEAFNDELRAAGAWVFAGGLHGPETATMLRPQGGDVLITDGPYAEGKEYLGGLCLIRAADLDEALEWGRKAALATTLPIEVRPFVDQH
- a CDS encoding acyl-CoA dehydrogenase family protein, translating into MTTSAHPLVTRARRLAAELLVPEAERVDQEGVPASHIAAVKRSGLLGVVAPVAYGGSGAPPAVLRQTAEILAGACCATWFVQTQHHTPVQTLTQSELPVRERLLGPLARGELLSGVAYAHLRSYPRVPVRVRREGGGWRFDGTVPWYTGWGLNDVLLLAGVTDTGEVLFAFAEARDQPGLRASAPMRLAALTAARTVSLELAGLWLPEEAVALRTRYERWAPGDRARTLNAGPAIFGVAEAALSLLDEERAAPLRARLADVRRRAYALADHPVPLERAEERLAVRAQAYELLRTATTAAVVAGGGRSMALTSRAQRLAREALFLLVQGQTAETRTAHLRALTGS
- a CDS encoding aldo/keto reductase codes for the protein MTADTITADASGTWELGDLPVHRIGLGAMRLTGSAAFHLGTPSDRERSIAVLRRAVELGVNHIDTAAFYFSATRSANELINTALAPYADDLVITTKVGPFRDYHGEWGASARPDQLRGHVEENLRQLGRDHLDVVNLRRMRQDSIAEHFGALAELREAGLIRHLGISGVEPRHLAEALEIAPVVCVQNRYALDRPDPVDDEMLRLCGEHGIAFVPFFAVAGEAGPQAAPDTHGDEVRSIAQAHGATPAQIRIAWTLHQGPHVLAIPGTGNPAHVTQNIAAGALHLTPEELARLNAVHDADR
- a CDS encoding RNA polymerase sigma factor, with product MSGAPDIEAVFRAEYGRAVSVLVRFLGDIDLAEEAVQDAFTTAVRTWPETGVPPSPAGWIITTARNRAIDRLRRESSRDARQAEAALLHAPDPSAPDTSPEEGPVRDDRLRLIFTCCHPALALQSRVALTLRLLGGLGTAQIARAFLVPEPTLAQRLVRAKAKIRDAGIPYRVPRDADLPDRLGGVLAVLYLIFNEGYTGDPALCAEALRLGRLLAALMPDEPEVTGLLALMLLIEARRPARQDADGALVPLPEQDRSRWDRALLAEGQDLVRRCLRRNRPGPYQIQAAINAVHSDAPTAGATDWGQILALYDQLMAVAPSPVVALNRAVAVAETEGPARALDLVEALDLGRYHVLHAVRADLLRRLGRTAEAATEYGVAAGLAASEAERAHLERRGRDLGV
- a CDS encoding aldehyde dehydrogenase family protein, which encodes MNHPAIEQPADIVARLRATFATGRTKPVEWRTDQLRRLRAMLTERGADLAAALRADLGKSRTEAYRTEIDFTIREIDHTLEHLADWLRPEPAPVPAHLGADATAWTQVDPLGVVLVIAPWNYPAQLLLAPVVGALASGNAVVAKPSELAPATSAVLAELIPAYLDTDAVAVVEGGIPETTALLAERFDHIFYTGNGAVGRVVMRAAAEHLTPVTLELGGKSPVFVDRDADLDVVADRLARGKFLNAGQTCVAPDYVLTDPETAAALESALVRAVGTLFGADPAESPEYGRIINERHFDRLSALLDSGRVAVGGTSDRTAKYIAPTVLADVDPKAPVMQEEIFGPILPIVTVSGLDEAIAFINDRDKPLALYVFSESGETRGRIAAETSSGGLGYGLPLAHLTVSDLPFGGVGESGMGNYHGRYSIETFSHRKAVLDKPLG
- a CDS encoding HXXEE domain-containing protein is translated as MRAHLPELRKRFRRVPEAVWRGPESVDARELAIAVGAMAVVVAAAAADGHRSGGRCAVCRTALNAFGLHGLVHLAQAAARRGCTPVR